Proteins encoded by one window of Arabidopsis thaliana chromosome 2, partial sequence:
- the AtIPCS2 gene encoding Inositol phosphorylceramide synthase 2 — translation MTLYIRRESSKLWKRFCSEISTEIGLLAENWKYLLAGLICQYIHGLAAKGVHYIHRPGPTLQDLGFFLLPELGQERSYISETVFTSVFLSFFLWTFHPFILKTKKIYTVLIWCRVLAFLVACQFLRVITFYSTQLPGPNYHCREGSKVSRLPWPKSALEVLEINPHGVMYGCGDLIFSSHMIFTLVFVRTYQKYGTKRFIKLFGWLTAIVQSLLIIASRKHYSVDVVVAWYTVNLVVFCLDKKLPELPDRTAVLLPVISKDRTKEENHKLLNGNGVDPADWRPRAQVNGKIDSNGVHTDNTMNGA, via the exons ATGACACTTTATATTCGTCGTGAATCTTCCAAG CTATGGAAGAGATTTTGCTCTGAGATATCGACGGAGATTGGTCTTCTTGCTGAGAACTGGAAATATCTTCTCGCTGGTCTTATCTGTCAG TACATTCATGGTTTAGCTGCTAAAGGAGTTCATTATATTCATCGCCCGGGACCGACACTTCAGGATCTtggcttctttcttcttccg GAGCTTGGTCAAGAGAGAAGCTACATAAGTGAAACCGTGTTCACTAGTGTGTTTCTTTCGTTTTTCCTG TGGACTTTCCATCCATTCATtctgaaaaccaaaaagatataCACCGTTTTGATATGGTGCAGAGTTCTAGCATTCTTAGTT gCCTGCCAGTTTCTCCGTGTTATAACTTTCTATTCAACTCAGCTTCCTGGCCCTAACTATCACTGCCGTGAG GGCTCTAAAGTTTCTAGGTTGCCATGGCCCAAAAGCGCTCTTGAGGTTCTCGAGATTAACC CTCATGGGGTGATGTATGGATGCGGAGACCTGATTTTCTCATCGCACATGATATTCACTCTAGTCTTTGTCCGTACTTACCAGAAATATGGCACTAAAAG GTTCATAAAGCTGTTTGGGTGGCTCACTGCAATTGTGCAGAGCCTCTTGATCATTGCCTCTCGTAAACATTACAGTGTCGATGTAGTTGTTGCATG GTATACTGTGAATTTGGTGGTGTTCTGTCTAGACAAGAAATTACCAG AATTACCAGATCGGACTGCTGTGTTGCTCCCAGTAATCTCAAAAGacagaacaaaagaagagaaccaCAAGCTGTTGAATGGAAACGGTGTTGACCCTGCTGATTGG AGACCGAGGGCTCAGGTGAACGGGAAGATTGACAGCAACGGAGTTCACACGGATAACACAATGAATGGCGCGTGA
- a CDS encoding RING/FYVE/PHD zinc finger superfamily protein (RING/FYVE/PHD zinc finger superfamily protein; FUNCTIONS IN: zinc ion binding; EXPRESSED IN: 10 plant structures; EXPRESSED DURING: 6 growth stages; CONTAINS InterPro DOMAIN/s: Zinc finger, C3HC4 RING-type (InterPro:IPR018957), Zinc finger, RING-CH-type (InterPro:IPR011016); BEST Arabidopsis thaliana protein match is: RING/FYVE/PHD zinc finger superfamily protein (TAIR:AT5G05830.1); Has 598 Blast hits to 594 proteins in 47 species: Archae - 0; Bacteria - 0; Metazoa - 45; Fungi - 4; Plants - 538; Viruses - 0; Other Eukaryotes - 11 (source: NCBI BLink).) has product MTTDIDLEQGGAFGYHRRSLDGSDVSVYYSDGEDVMSCYSYFYSTTGGSYEYEGDQSRKVSSVMSPSSSEIDDDDATAPPEKDCRICHLGVETSGGGAIELGCSCKDDLAVAHRQCAETWFKIKGDKTCEICQSVARNVGGANEMVGSTMEERELRNGEETAAGEGGGATVVENRWQPQRVVNLVLACMVFGFFISWIFHFHVSSSS; this is encoded by the exons ATGACGACTGACATCGATTTAGAACAAGGAGGAGCTTTTGGATATCACCGGAGGTCGTTGGACGGAAGTGACGTCAGCGTATATTATTCAGACGGTGAAGATGTGATGTCATGCTACTCTTACTTCTATTCGACGACTGGAGGATCGTATGAATACGAAGGAGATCAGTCGAGGAAAGTGTCGTCGGTGATGAGTCCCTCGTCGTCGGAgatagatgatgatgatgctacGGCGCCGCCGGAGAAAGATTGTCGGATATGTCATTTGGGAGTGGAAACGAGCGGTGGAGGTGCGATTGAATTAGGGTGTTCTTGTAAAGACGATTTGGCTGTTGCTCATAGACAATGCGCTGAGACTTGGTTCAAGATCAAAGGCGACAA aACCTGCGAGATTTGCCAATCGGTAGCCCGGAACGTCGGCGGTGCGAACGAAATGGTTGGGTCAACGATGGAAGAGAGGGAGTTGAGAAACGGTGAGGAAACAGCGGCGGGAGAAGGCGGAGGAGCAACGGTGGTGGAGAACAGATGGCAACCACAGAGAGTGGTGAATTTGGTGTTAGCTTGTATGGTTTTTGGGTTCTTTATATCATGGATCTTTCATTTCcatgtttcctcttcttcttga